DNA sequence from the Calditrichota bacterium genome:
TAATTGGATTGGGTAGTGTGTTGATCAGTTTTATCCAAACACGTTGGACACATGATAGAAATGTTGCTCAAATTAATGAAGCACAGATAAAGGTTTTGCAGACCCAGATTCAACCCCATTTTTTATTTAACACACTCAGTACAATTGTTTCTTTAGTTCGTGAAAATCCTGCAAAAGCGGAAGAGTTGCTTCTGGACTTTTCAGATTTCTATCGTTTTAGTTTTGGAGCAATGGAGCGTAAAACGATTACTTTAAATGAGGAAGTTGTTTTCATAACAAATTATTTAAGTCTGTTAAAAGCTCGTTTTGGGGATTTTCTTACTTGGGAGATTCAATTGGATGACCAATGCAAAAAAACTGAATTACCTGTTATGATTTTACAACCTATTGTAGAAAACGCCATCAAACATGGCTGGCAGGAAAAAAAAGAACACTTTGAAATATTGCTACAATGTGCAAAAAATAAAAATAACTTTGAGATAACCATCCGGGATAACGGTATTGGATTTCATTTAGATACCAGGAAAGATTTCCCACCCCGAGGACATGCCCTTTATTTGATCCGGCAAAGACTGACTTATTTTTATCACCAGAAAAACTTAATTAAATTTCAGTCGTTTCCGGATAAAGGCACAACAATAAAAATAAACATTCCGGCTTAATAAAATGATTACATGTATTATCATCGAAGATGAAGCGCCTTCGCGCAAACGGTTAAAAACTTTTGTGGAGCAGAATGATGCACTGGATTTAATGGATGAAGCAGAAAATGCTATAGATGCTATCCAGAAAATAAATGAACAAAAACCACAATTAATATTTTTGGATGTCCAATTACCTGATCTAACAGGTTTGGATATTTTAAAGGTAATTAAACACAATCCATTTGTAATTTTTACAACTGCTTATGACCAGTATGCGCTAAATGCATTTCAAAATAATGCCATCGATTTTTTGCTAAAACCATTCTCTCAGGATAATTTTAACAAAGCGATAAACAAGCTAAAGGAAAAGTTACAACTTACTCCAAACCTGGTTACTGAAATGAGCCGGTTTTTAGAACAAGCCAGGATTCAGTCTAATGTGTTGACCCGCATTCCGGCAAAAGTTGGAGAAAAAATATTTATACTAAATGTTCAGGAAATTCTATATTTTAAAAGTAAAGACAAAGTTGTTTTTGCCCATTTAAAAAGTGATTATTTCATTATTAATTACACACTTGATGAACTACAGGAGCGTTTGAATAATGAGCAATTTTTTAGAATTCATCGTTCCACAATTGTAAATCTGGATTTTGTCCGGACTATAGAACCCTTCGGCGCAGGAACGTATTTAATGTATTTAAAAGACAAATCAGAACTACAAATAAGCCGCAATGCAGCACGCGAAATTCGTGCAAAACTGGATTGGTAAAAGTTAAAATAGTAATGAGGTAATATGCCACGTATTCTAAATTTATTGTTGTGTATTCTGCTTTTTGCTTGTTCGTCATCAACAAGCCAGGAAAATATTATTGAAGTTGAGAAAGCTTTTCCTAATTTAAGATTTACCCGTCCGGTAGATTTTCAGCAACCTTCAAATGGAAAGAACCAGGTATATGTTGTTGAACAGGCAGGTAAAATTTACTTATTCAAGAATGAAAAAAGTGTTAAAAATAAAGTACTCTTCCTGGACATAACAGACAAGGTAGATGACGGTGGAAACGAGGAAGGATTGCTTGGCTTGGCTTTTCATCCGGACTATAAAACCAACGGGTATTTCTTTGTTAACTACACAGCTTCATCTCCGTCACGTTCAGTAATAGCCCGTTTTCAGGCTGGGCAAGGCAGCATAATTTCTACGACAGAAAAAACTATTCTTGAATATGCACAACCATACAGTAATCACAATGGTGGGCAAATTATATTTGGGCCGGATGGCTATCTATATATTGCAATTGGCGATGGAGGCTCTGGAGGTGATCCAAAAGGAAATGGCCAAAATCGCAAAACACTTTTGGGCTCCATTGTTCGCATTGATGTGGATAAACAGGAAAATGGTCGGAATTATGCGATTCCTTCAGACAATCCTTTTGCCGGAAATAAACAAGGTTATCGTGAGGAGATTTTTGCATATGGCCTCCGAAATCCATGGCGCTTTTGTTTTAATCCTCAAAATGGGCAACTATGGGCAGCAGATGTTGGTCAATATAAATTAGAAGAGATTGATATTATTCAAAAAGGCGGCAATTACGGTTGGAATTATATGGAAGGAAGTGATTGTTACGGATCTTCAGAAGATTGTGATACGCCCGGATTGATCAGGCCTATATTTGAATATCACCATTCTGTTGGGCAATCCATAACCGGTGGTCGGTTTTATCAACACAGCGAAATTGAAGAGTTACAAAATGCTTATATTTATGGTGATTTTGTAGCAGGGAAAATTTGGGCGCTTTATTTTAGCGATGGACGTGTTCAAAAAAACCAACTTATAACAACAGAGATTAATGGAATTGCGTCTTTTGGTGAGGATTTTGAAAAGCAGCTATATGTATTGTCTTTTGATGGATATATTTACAGATTTAAAAGTAAGTAAGATTTATTCTTCTTCAAATCTGAAAGGTTGGCTAATTGCCTGGTCTTTTAAGTTGCGGAGGTAGTCTAATGCTTTCATTGGGTTATATTGTTTTTTAGAGCCAAATGGATCAAATAAAACACCAATAGTTTGTTCACTGCCATTTAAAGGTTTTTGCCAGCGGACCCTGCCTTTAAGATTTAAATCATTCCCATCGGGGAAAGTAATTCTCATTTGAACAGACTCACCAAATTTGGCATCCTCCGGCATATGAAATGAAATACCACTTTTTGAAACATTTAAAATATTATCAACGGAAGAATAATTTTTTAAAACGGTTAATCCTCTGGACTTTTTATATCTTACCTGGGCACCTGGGATTTTAATCCTCTTAAAAGAGCGCCGCTCATTGTCTTTGGATTGTGTTTTTATCATTTGTTCAATCTAACATTTTTTGTGGTTTGCATATATACGGAGTTATTTTACGTTAGTCTGTGAGTCTCGTCAAATCCTGTAATAAAAATTCAACTTTTTTTATTTTTTGTATGATTTGAAATATTTGAAATCGAAGATCTTATTTATATCGAGCAGATTTTCTTTTCTTCCTAAATCAATCCATTTGAAGGGTGTGGTATCAAATCCTTTTATATTATAATGAGAAGCTAATCTTAAATATTCCGGGATTATCGGAAAGATATTATTTGTGTTTAGTTTTGTAAGCAACTTGGCACTGATGATGTGAATACCGGCGAAGGAGAGTTCCACACTATTATTTTCAGGCTCTCCAGCCCATAAAGTTTTATTTTCTTTTTTTGCTGTCCAGCCGCAAAGTTGTCCATCACTTTTAAAAAGTAGGTATCGATTAGTTTTCCTCTTCCTTACGGCGAGGGTTGCATCTGCTTTTTCCAAAGTATGCTGCACATACATTGCTTTTAAATCAATATCCGAGAGAATGTCTGCATTATGGATGAGTAAGTCTTTTTCATTTTCAAAAAACCAGGCAGTTTTTTTTAACCCACCTCCCGTATCAAGCAATTCCTTTTCATGAGATATTTCAATCTTAATTCCAAAATTGTTTTTTGATCTTAAAAAATCAATTATTTGGCCGGCATGGTGATGAACATTTACTATAATTTCTTTTATATCAAATTCAATTAAACGCAGGATAACCCACTCCAGCATAGGCTTACCATTTACAGCTACCATTGCTTTGGGTATGGAATTGGTTAGTGGTTTTAAGCGTGTACCGAGTCCTGCAGCAAAAACTAAAGCTTTCAATTGTTTTTCATCTCTTGTTCACGATGTCGAAGTTTAATATCCGTATCGAATTTTTCTCCAAGGTGGGCAGCCAATTGATTGGCACAATAAACGGATCTGTGCTGTCCGCCGGTACAGCCAAAAGCAATCATTAAATCTGTAAAATTACGCGACTGGTATTTATTAACCGCCGAATCGACAATTGCATAAATGTGGGCTAAAAACTCATTGACTTCACCTTCTTTTTCCAGGAAATCAATAACCGGCTGATCATTTCCTGTTAGAAATTTATAATCATTGTAACGCCCGGGATTGTGCAGCGAACGGCAATCAAACACAAAACCACCTCCATGCCCTTTTTCATCCCAGGGAATACCGCGTTTATAGGAAAAGCTGTCAATTCGAATAGTTAGGCGTAGTTTGTCTGTACTTAATGTACGCAGATAGCTTGAACGAACAAGCCTTGACCAGGCGTCTGTTAATGCTGGTATTTCAATTGGCAGTTTAGCGGAATGAAGCAGGCGTTCCAGATTTTGAATAGCAAATGGTACACTTTTTAAAAAGTGTTCTTTACGTTCGTAGAATCCACGAAAACCATACGCACCCAGCGCTTGCATTATGCGGATAAATACATAGCCATGATAATATTGTAGAAATTTTTCCCGATCCACTGGTATTAGTTTTTCAAGCTCATCCAGATAGATTTCTAATAATTCTTTCCTTATATGAGGTGGAATATCAGCCTTCGCATCGTAAAGAAGTGAGGCAAGGTCGTATTGCAATGCGCCTTTTCTGCCGCCCTGATAATCAATAAAATATACATCGTTATTGTGGATCATAACATTGCGTGATTGAAAATCGCGATATAGAAAATAGTCACGTTGGCTGCCCAGTAAAAAATCCACAAAAGTTTGATAATCATCTTCCAACTGCTGCTCATCAAAAGGGATTTTGGCAAGTTTTAAAAAATAGTATTTAAAATAATTTAGATCCCACATCATAGATTGGCGGTCAAAACTGCTGCGTGGATAGCAAACAGAGTAATCCAAATCTTTACCCGCCGTAACTTGAAAACGCGGCAAAGCTGCAATCACCTTTTTGTACTGATTTTTAAGCTCTTCCGAAAAACTATCTTTATCCCGCTTTTTTGTTAAAAATGAAAACAGTGTTTCATCACCCAGGTCTTCTTCGAGATAGATGTTTTTATCCAGCTCCTGTTCATAAATTTCCGGAACTTTTAAATTGTGTTTTAAAAAGTGTTTTGAAAAATTGAGAAAGGCGATATTCTCTTTAATATCTTCATTGAAAACACCAATGGCCTGTTTTGTTTCGCCGGTAATTCTAAAATAACGGCGGTAGGAACCGTGCGCAGGTAGTGCCGTAAACGACTTGACTTTTTCCTTGGCCCAACGCTCGAACATTTCTGATAAGCTATTTTTAACTATTGAATCCATATTTTAATTATCTATTTATGTTTCATCCCAAAGTTTTTAGAGCCAGTAAGCATCAATACATAGAATTATATTTTGTCATAAAGCTCCAAATATCATAAGCCAGAATAATTAAGTTTGGTTTCAATTATATTATTCTTTAGCCCAACCTGGATAGTATTTTTTTTCCCTCAACCCGGGCATTATTCCAAATCATGTTTTTTATGCGGTCTTTTGGAAGAACAAATTTTTCTTCATTATAGCTAATTGATTCCAGGTATTTTTTAATTTCGTTATCTAAAATATCAGAATCTGCAAGCTCGCCAAACGATTCTTTCCAACCCAATGCCGGCATAAATTTTTCGCTGCCGTATTTTTCTTTGATTTTGTTCTTAATATCCTGCGCCAGCTTTCGCTCAGAGCTTTCAAAATGCAGGTAATAGGACAAACATTTTTCTTCAAAAGAAATTATTGTATCCTTCAATTTTTTTGCAACATCATCGGGCGTCATATTTGGTTCTATCCTTTTGTGATATGAATTTTGAATCGCTAAAGTTTAAAAAATCCTTCCGGTTAAAAAAAATAAAAATTACTAAACTTTGGTTTTATGCGATTTTATGTTTTTGATACTATACAGATGCCGGGGCTGTATTACAACATGAAAACTAAAAGATATTGATGAAGCAAAAAAACTATCATTTCAATAGGTAAGCACTTCTTAATCGAGGTTGGTTTTCTTTAATCAATAATAGGAAAGAGCTCTTTCTTTTCAGGTTTCTTTTTCTTTCCTTTGGTATTCCAGTTAAAAATAAAACTGCCCAGACCCTGGTTGCAATTGCGGCACATATCGATATTGTCGCGGTTGGTATTTAATTCTTTGCGGAAATTATTATATTTTTCACCCTGCCATATTTGATCAAGGTTCTCTTTGGAATTTATATCCCCAAGTTCAAAATCGCCGTTTTTGTCAAAACAGCAAGGCACAACCGAACCATCCCAATTGATCAACGTAGAAAGCCAAACCCGGCTGCAGGACTTCCTGGATTTATTTTTGACAACCAGGGTTTCTCCATCAAAATTGTAGCGACGGTATTTATCATTTTGTGGAAGCCAATCTTTTGCTTCCTGAGTGTTGTGCACTTCTATATTTTTTATCAACAAGCGATCCACACCAATTTCGGCAGCCAGCTTTTTGACTTCAGGTAATTGGTGCTCATTATGTTTCATAACTAAAAATTGTAGTGCAATTAAAGGTGTTTTTGCTTTCCGTTGACGCTTAATTTCCATAAAACGCGCCATGCCATCAATCACTTTATCCACTTTGCCTTTTACGCGATAATGCTCATAAACATCCTGGGTCACGCCATCGAGGGAAACAATCATGCTATCAAGCCCGGAATCAATCGTGGCATGGATAATTTCATCAGTAAAATAATGAGCGTTTGTGCTGGTGGTGGTATAAATATTTTTTGATTTGGCCAGCTCAACAAATTTCAGAAAATGCTTATTTATGTATGGTTCACCCTGGTGATAAAGTAAAAGGAAAAATAATTCATCACCCATTTTTTGAATAATATTGTCAAAAGTTTCAAGCGACATTTTACCATTGGCGCGTTCCATATCGCCGGAACCTGTTGTACAAAGCGGACAGCGCAGGTTACAAATATTGGTCGGTTCAATCGTCAAAATAGATGGTTTACCCCAGACAAAATATTTGTTAAAAAGGGCTGAAAGCAAAAAGGAGGAGCCTGTTTTTAATAGATTGGAACTACGTCGCCAGGTAAGCGAGCGGACAAGGTTCCAGAAAATAAGTTCGTTCAATTTTTTCCTTAAATATTTGGGTGCAAAAGATACGATCTTAAAACTTGCTTGCAAAAAAATTGTTGTTGAACAAGTGGAAGTTTAAATTTCAAAATCTTATCAAGATTATTTTAAAAAAGGTTTAAATGATTTTAGAATTGCTTTTAATTCTTTCAACTTTGTTTTATGTGGCCGCAGTTTTTGCCGTTCTCAGGCTGTTCATAAAAGCAAAAAATATAACTTCTGGTACACAACCTTTTATTTCGGTAATCATTGCGGCACGTAACGAAGCCAAACGCATAAAACCAACTTTAGATTCCCTTTCAAAAATAAATTATCCGCAAGAAAAGTTTGAGATTATTTTGGTCAATGATAACTCATCGGATGATACTGCCAAGATAATCAACGCTTATTTGGACAGGCAAGATAATTGGAAGCTGATTAATTTGGATCGTGAAAAAGAAAGCTTGGCAGGTAAAAAGGCAGCTTTAAACAAAGCCATAGAAACTGCAAAAGGCGAGATTATTTTGACGACCGATGCGGATTGCCGAGTTCAGGAAAACTGGCTTTTAGAAGTGGCTGCAAAGTTTGATGACCAGACAATTATGGTTTTGGGTCATTCTGTAATTGAAGAAAAACCGGGATTTCTGGACAAGCTGCTTCGTTTTGATAATCTCTTTTCCGGGATAATGGTTGCTGCGCCGACTTTGGCCGGTGTTCCCATGAGCAGTGTTGGCAGAAACTTGGCCTATCGCAAAGAAGCTTATTTGCAGGTTGGTGGTTATAATAAATTGTCACAGCACAAAAGTGGTGACGATGTACATTTAACTGAATTATTCCGCAATGAGTTAAAAGGGAAAATCAGGTTTTGTTTCGCTACATTTACTATTACCAAAAGGCCGGACACTTTCCGTGAGATTCTTTTTCAGCAAATCCGTAAAAACAGCAAGCTTCTTAAGAAGTCATTTGGATCAGTCCTAATGGCATTAATCCTTTTTTTCTATTTGGTTTTCCTTATAGTTTTTCCACTTCTTTTTCAA
Encoded proteins:
- a CDS encoding histidine kinase, giving the protein MSFLKQNWIWTIPALILWGLFSLFFARNNPDGFILFRGFLFSFSITAALFFIQTKLVPKLANFSLAGQIFFKTVLYIVSILATVSLVFILFAFYSLSEELIIGEMIVRFANTVTLILLSPFSEVSTGDFIPQRIEYLFYILIFSFVIIGLGSVLISFIQTRWTHDRNVAQINEAQIKVLQTQIQPHFLFNTLSTIVSLVRENPAKAEELLLDFSDFYRFSFGAMERKTITLNEEVVFITNYLSLLKARFGDFLTWEIQLDDQCKKTELPVMILQPIVENAIKHGWQEKKEHFEILLQCAKNKNNFEITIRDNGIGFHLDTRKDFPPRGHALYLIRQRLTYFYHQKNLIKFQSFPDKGTTIKINIPA
- a CDS encoding response regulator transcription factor is translated as MITCIIIEDEAPSRKRLKTFVEQNDALDLMDEAENAIDAIQKINEQKPQLIFLDVQLPDLTGLDILKVIKHNPFVIFTTAYDQYALNAFQNNAIDFLLKPFSQDNFNKAINKLKEKLQLTPNLVTEMSRFLEQARIQSNVLTRIPAKVGEKIFILNVQEILYFKSKDKVVFAHLKSDYFIINYTLDELQERLNNEQFFRIHRSTIVNLDFVRTIEPFGAGTYLMYLKDKSELQISRNAAREIRAKLDW
- a CDS encoding glucose sorbosone dehydrogenase, coding for MPRILNLLLCILLFACSSSTSQENIIEVEKAFPNLRFTRPVDFQQPSNGKNQVYVVEQAGKIYLFKNEKSVKNKVLFLDITDKVDDGGNEEGLLGLAFHPDYKTNGYFFVNYTASSPSRSVIARFQAGQGSIISTTEKTILEYAQPYSNHNGGQIIFGPDGYLYIAIGDGGSGGDPKGNGQNRKTLLGSIVRIDVDKQENGRNYAIPSDNPFAGNKQGYREEIFAYGLRNPWRFCFNPQNGQLWAADVGQYKLEEIDIIQKGGNYGWNYMEGSDCYGSSEDCDTPGLIRPIFEYHHSVGQSITGGRFYQHSEIEELQNAYIYGDFVAGKIWALYFSDGRVQKNQLITTEINGIASFGEDFEKQLYVLSFDGYIYRFKSK
- a CDS encoding PilZ domain-containing protein, which translates into the protein MIKTQSKDNERRSFKRIKIPGAQVRYKKSRGLTVLKNYSSVDNILNVSKSGISFHMPEDAKFGESVQMRITFPDGNDLNLKGRVRWQKPLNGSEQTIGVLFDPFGSKKQYNPMKALDYLRNLKDQAISQPFRFEEE
- a CDS encoding NTP transferase domain-containing protein; protein product: MKALVFAAGLGTRLKPLTNSIPKAMVAVNGKPMLEWVILRLIEFDIKEIIVNVHHHAGQIIDFLRSKNNFGIKIEISHEKELLDTGGGLKKTAWFFENEKDLLIHNADILSDIDLKAMYVQHTLEKADATLAVRKRKTNRYLLFKSDGQLCGWTAKKENKTLWAGEPENNSVELSFAGIHIISAKLLTKLNTNNIFPIIPEYLRLASHYNIKGFDTTPFKWIDLGRKENLLDINKIFDFKYFKSYKK
- a CDS encoding phosphotransferase; translated protein: MDSIVKNSLSEMFERWAKEKVKSFTALPAHGSYRRYFRITGETKQAIGVFNEDIKENIAFLNFSKHFLKHNLKVPEIYEQELDKNIYLEEDLGDETLFSFLTKKRDKDSFSEELKNQYKKVIAALPRFQVTAGKDLDYSVCYPRSSFDRQSMMWDLNYFKYYFLKLAKIPFDEQQLEDDYQTFVDFLLGSQRDYFLYRDFQSRNVMIHNNDVYFIDYQGGRKGALQYDLASLLYDAKADIPPHIRKELLEIYLDELEKLIPVDREKFLQYYHGYVFIRIMQALGAYGFRGFYERKEHFLKSVPFAIQNLERLLHSAKLPIEIPALTDAWSRLVRSSYLRTLSTDKLRLTIRIDSFSYKRGIPWDEKGHGGGFVFDCRSLHNPGRYNDYKFLTGNDQPVIDFLEKEGEVNEFLAHIYAIVDSAVNKYQSRNFTDLMIAFGCTGGQHRSVYCANQLAAHLGEKFDTDIKLRHREQEMKNN
- a CDS encoding radical SAM protein, with the protein product MNELIFWNLVRSLTWRRSSNLLKTGSSFLLSALFNKYFVWGKPSILTIEPTNICNLRCPLCTTGSGDMERANGKMSLETFDNIIQKMGDELFFLLLYHQGEPYINKHFLKFVELAKSKNIYTTTSTNAHYFTDEIIHATIDSGLDSMIVSLDGVTQDVYEHYRVKGKVDKVIDGMARFMEIKRQRKAKTPLIALQFLVMKHNEHQLPEVKKLAAEIGVDRLLIKNIEVHNTQEAKDWLPQNDKYRRYNFDGETLVVKNKSRKSCSRVWLSTLINWDGSVVPCCFDKNGDFELGDINSKENLDQIWQGEKYNNFRKELNTNRDNIDMCRNCNQGLGSFIFNWNTKGKKKKPEKKELFPIID
- a CDS encoding glycosyltransferase, which gives rise to MILELLLILSTLFYVAAVFAVLRLFIKAKNITSGTQPFISVIIAARNEAKRIKPTLDSLSKINYPQEKFEIILVNDNSSDDTAKIINAYLDRQDNWKLINLDREKESLAGKKAALNKAIETAKGEIILTTDADCRVQENWLLEVAAKFDDQTIMVLGHSVIEEKPGFLDKLLRFDNLFSGIMVAAPTLAGVPMSSVGRNLAYRKEAYLQVGGYNKLSQHKSGDDVHLTELFRNELKGKIRFCFATFTITKRPDTFREILFQQIRKNSKLLKKSFGSVLMALILFFYLVFLIVFPLLFQTSISIWILALAMKLILEFITLRVAAQKLGDLKLAPYFPFMQIFYPFYVTVMAILGVFQIYEWKR